The Brassica napus cultivar Da-Ae chromosome C7, Da-Ae, whole genome shotgun sequence genome has a segment encoding these proteins:
- the LOC106411139 gene encoding V-type proton ATPase subunit e2-like: MAFLVTSLIFAVVGIIASIFTRICFNQGPSTNLLHFTLVITATVCCWMMWAIVYIAQMKPLIVPILSEVE, encoded by the exons ATGGCTTTCCTTGTGACATCCTTAATATTCGCTGTCGTGGGAATCATTGCGTCGATATTCACAAGGATCTGCTTCAACCAAGGCCCCTCCACCAATCT GCTACATTTTACTTTGGTCATTACAGCCACTGTCTGCTGTTGGAtgat GTGGGCAATTGTATACATTGCGCAGATGAAGCCTCTCATTGTCCCTATCCTAAGCGAGGTTGAGTAG